In the Naumovozyma dairenensis CBS 421 chromosome 4, complete genome genome, one interval contains:
- the SNG1 gene encoding Sng1p (similar to Saccharomyces cerevisiae SNG1 (YGR197C) and YJR015W; ancestral locus Anc_5.143), which yields MAEALADNYTTCEANTADSSLNDEEKFLNGNSETMSKDDNDENGSYPEDIESYNPDFQVENGNLSDEETVASSFTQKSQPNTGIPITRTQTGFFSSKLIQHRKKIAWKFILCNLFLAVVCFSILPIYWGATYRTASNYHKLNIIAVIQEDQLNNNNTAIPLMTTVFPTLIHSVPGNWHIYNQSHFQQKFNVQDPSQINAKINHLVHEEHYWISLNVKANVTAALIDSLLNSTSPSFNSTNFFEVAYESARDPANLKAYILPLAQEVETLYRNYYNEEYLPTLLSTLLNATNNGDNNATSIATQFNSKNWANSGKMLFQYNDLVSFDNRLLMAPLQVGLIYCIILTVFQLSLFGPLHAEMAKVLRPKHMIVYRILISWCTYFFLSLFFCTISAMFQVDFTRAFGKGGFVVYWMTTFLTMMALGGANENVLSLVLIFFPQYLSLWLITWIITNISVTFYPMALTSYFYRYGYMMPIHNAFDIYKVVLLNVSKRKMGRNYGILVAWVVINTALFPFVSKIVGWKIKKNMAATASQVKK from the coding sequence TTCTctaaatgatgaagagaAATTTCTAAATGGGAATAGTGAAACTATGAGTAAAgacgataatgatgaaaatggtaGTTATCCAGAAGATATCGAAAGTTATAACCCGGATTTTCAAGTTGAAAACGGAAATCTATCTGACGAAGAAACTGTTGCATCTTCTTTCACTCAAAAATCTCAACCTAATACAGGGATTCCCATTACAAGAACTCAAACtggtttcttttcttctaaattgattcaacataggaaaaaaatagcATGGAAATTCATTTTATGTAACCTCTTTTTAGCAGTAGTCTGCTTTTCCATATTACCAATATATTGGGGTGCCACTTATCGAACTGCTTCCAACTATCATAAACTTAACATTATAGCCGTTATACAAGAGGATCaacttaataataacaatactgCCATACCATTAATGACTACTGTATTTCCAACCCTGATTCATTCAGTACCAGGTAATTGGCATATTTATAATCAATCTCATTTCcaacaaaaatttaatgTTCAAGACCCTTCTCAAATAAATGccaaaataaatcatttggTTCATGAAGAACATTATTGGATATCTCTAAATGTGAAAGCAAACGTTACTGCAGCATTAATAGATTCTTTATTAAACTCGACTTCACCAAGTTTCAACTCtacaaatttttttgaagtcGCCTATGAAAGTGCAAGAGATCCTGCCAATTTGAAAGCTTATATATTACCATTAGCTCAAGAAGTTGAAACCTTATATCGAAACtattataatgaagaatatcTACCCACTTTGCTTTCCACTTTATTAAATGCAACAAATAATGGCGATAATAACGCCACTTCAATAGCGACACAATTCAACTCAAAAAATTGGGCGAATTCAGGTAAGATGTTATTCCAATATAATGACTTAGTCTCATTTGATAATAGACTTTTAATGGCGCCTTTACAAGTTGGTTTAATCTATTGTATAATCTTAACAGTTTTCCAACTATCCTTATTTGGTCCCCTACATGCAGAAATGGCGAAAGTCTTAAGACCAAAACATATGATAGTttatagaatattaatCTCCTGGTGTACctattttttcctttctttgTTCTTCTGCACAATCTCAGCTATGTTCCAAGTAGATTTCACAAGGGCGTTTGGTAAAGGTGGATTTGTCGTATATTGGATGACAACATTTTTAACCATGATGGCATTGGGTGGTGCAAATGAGAATGTGTTGAGTTTGGTGTTGATCTTTTTTCCACAATATTTAAGTCTGTGGCTAATTACGTGGATTATCACGAATATTTCTGTGACTTTTTATCCTATGGCTTTAACTAGTTATTTTTATAGGTACGGATATATGATGCCAATTCATAATGCTTTTGATATTTATAAGGTTGTTCTTTTGAACGTGTCAAAGCGGAAGATGGGGAGAAACTACGGTATCTTAGTTGCATGGGTCGTCATAAATACTGCTTTGTTCCCATTTGTTTCAAAGATTGTGGGTTGgaaaattaagaaaaatatggCTGCTACAGCTTCTCAAGTTAAGAAATAG
- the FYV8 gene encoding Fyv8p (similar to Saccharomyces cerevisiae FYV8 (YGR196C); ancestral locus Anc_5.145) produces MAHTLRDIYLSSVIPISLTSITKFIPTGSSYLVTILHNDKNYPTPIYLLSDKLLLDLFIINMSSDNISRKKSYRWASATQTSYDGADWDSSDDDDTGTTKREIDTGKPRLPSLPKLNYSNEDMEKENNELPTPGIKTNREESSSYLETPTLNRGEDLIPKRNSPVRAVNDDLDNLMLQISKEMTPKIGNESVFVDQPISDDNSKSNTPYFNASASIGDSKSDLNMARHEALETNVKQEEDEEKGDEDDDDDISIPEKGFFSKYIESEEAHETNDGINNNEVTSIISNEGLPIENSVTTDVAEQDGEVAPEQDKESSDMIYKNEKNETTDIRPRKPSNGDINEFQEGGSAHHQIESDISEGKGEARITEQNSKIEDRKGRLPIEKKTYAYGTGQHQENESVHDEGEDKDDETYDDSDDSYLDRLSYTKSIKYTTRNPSTNFSSRSVSADDEEDEEDEDFKFSNKNRQSIIDSSDDEEGTDSDSSFKVSKSGYFGKMVEQDSEKSDTTDHEVDNNKDSTDDVISLPQTIISSEEEEEQESKKVIDGKEAIVGDIRQSPLVEDSVSEKQDDSSSILSSEHEKTIEAIDGKDAESTEKGTTETHSSDDDGSIRESVNFESWKPDTDALRSGFVQDTNKRAPPGFVYDDSGKLIDLTPSSMKSSAVSTYSEMESSWNAFPSGQNGGDDLETIRDTKTLYDNNTIYNVPGLVTNNDNLPPLPNNILTEITAGNIMTRSPTATSDIEKRSVKSNHSEATIVPKPDSEQLARLNGPHKIPTLNLNEVISSKNSHSQKIEILQNYSKELAEYDTGIQTWINYSLKSNSQSNNDLLLDEYKNNNHVREAYANAEELSKKNTVINTVVSVNQNVTHLRKKVFSHSMKSRGLLSSIGKKIIEK; encoded by the coding sequence ATGGCCCATACTTTACgtgatatttatttatcttCAGTAATACCAATATCACTAACATCTATAACCAAATTCATACCAACAGGTTCGAGTTATTTAGTTACGATACTTCATAACGATAAGAACTATCCAACACCGATATATCTTCTTAGCGATAAATTACTCTTAGATCtatttatcattaacatGTCATCAGATAATATCTCTAGGAAAAAATCCTACAGGTGGGCAAGTGCTACACAAACAAGTTATGATGGTGCTGATTGGGATTCAAGTGACGATGACGATACTGGTACCACTAAACGAGAAATAGATACAGGAAAACCAAGACTACCCAGTCTACCGAAACTGAATTATTCAAACGAAGACATGGAGAAAGAGAATAATGAGCTTCCAACGCCAGGCATTAAAACTAACAGAGAAGAATCGTCCTCATATCTCGAGACTCCAACATTGAATAGAGGAGAAGATTTAATACCAAAACGGAACTCTCCCGTTAGGGCTGTCAATGATGATTTGGATAATTTAATGTtacaaatttcaaaagaaatgacaccaaaaattggaaatgaAAGTGTCTTTGTGGACCAACCAATATCAGATGATAATTCAAAAAGTAATACTCCTTATTTCAATGCATCCGCCTCTATAGGAGATTCAAAATCTGACCTGAATATGGCCAGGCATGAGGCACTGGAGACAAATgtaaaacaagaagaagacgaagaaaAAGGTGATGAAGACGACGACGATGATATTTCCATACCGGAAAAAggtttcttttcaaaatatattgaatcaGAGGAAGCACATGAAACGAATGATGgcatcaataataatgaggTTACATCAATCATAAGTAACGAAGGACTGCCCATTGAGAATTCTGTAACTACTGACGTTGCTGAGCAAGATGGTGAAGTAGCACCTGAACAGGATAAGGAATCATCTGAtatgatttacaaaaacGAGAAAAATGAAACGACAGATATAAGACCAAGAAAACCTTCAAATGGTGACATAAATGAATTTCAAGAGGGAGGCTCTGCTCATCATCAAATAGAATCTGACATATCCGAAGGAAAAGGGGAAGCTCGAATTACAGAGCAAAACTCGAAGATAGAAGACAGGAAAGGGCGACTACCAATAGAGAAAAAAACATACGCCTATGGGACAGGACAACATCAGGAAAATGAATCAGTACACGATGAAGGCgaagataaagatgatgaaacatATGATGATAGTGATGACAGTTATCTTGATAGATTATCTTACAccaaatcaataaaatatacaacCAGAAATCCCAGTACAAACTTTAGTAGTAGATCTGTCTCTGCAGACGATGAAGAGGATGAAGAGgatgaagattttaaattttcaaacaaaaataGACAGTCGATAATAGATTCtagtgatgatgaagaggGCACAGACTCagattcttctttcaaagtatCCAAATCAGgttattttggaaagatgGTTGAACAAGACAGTGAAAAAAGTGATACAACTGATCATGAAgtagataataataaagattcAACTGATGATGTCATTTCCCTTCCACAAACGATTATAAGttcagaagaagaagaagaacaagaaagcAAAAAGGTAATTGATGGAAAAGAAGCAATTGTTGGTGATATAAGGCAATCGCCATTAGTAGAAGACAGTGTATCTGAGAAACAAGACGATAGCTCATCTATTTTAAGTTCAGAGCACGAGAAGACGATAGAGGCAATTGATGGAAAAGATGCGGAATCCACGGAGAAAGGCACCACTGAAACACATTCCAGTGATGACGATGGTTCTATCAGGGAATCAGTTAACTTCGAGAGTTGGAAACCAGATACGGATGCACTCAGATCAGGTTTTGTTCAAGACACGAACAAAAGGGCTCCTCCAGGCTTTGTTTACGATGATAGTGGAAAATTAATAGATCTGACTCCATCTAGTATGAAGTCAAGCGCAGTTTCTACGTATTCAGAAATGGAAAGTTCTTGGAATGCATTTCCTTCAGGCCAGAACGGAGGTGATGATTTAGAGACGATCAGAGATACTAAAACTTTATATGACAATAATACCATCTATAATGTCCCAGGTTTAGTcacaaataatgataatttacCACCGCTACCAAATAATATACTGACAGAGATTACTGCTGGTAATATAATGACTCGTTCGCCTACGGCAACTTCTGATATTGAGAAAAGATCAGTCAAATCCAACCATTCTGAAGCAACTATCGTTCCTAAACCTGATTCCGAACAATTAGCTAGATTAAATGGTCCACATAAGATCCCAactttgaatttgaatgaagTTATTAGTAGTAAAAATTCTCATTCCCAAAAAATCGAAATTCTGCAGAACTATTCTAAGGAACTAGCTGAGTATGATACAGGAATACAGACATGGATAAACtattcattgaaatcaaattcacaatcaaataatgatcttcttcttgatgaATATAAGAACAATAACCATGTACGAGAAGCTTATGCTAACGCTGAAGAATTGAGTAAGAAAAACACTGTCATAAATACTGTTGTGTCTGTTAACCAAAATGTTACACATTTAAGGAAAAAGGTTTTTTCCCATTCTATGAAGTCAAGAGGTTTATTGTCATCAATCgggaagaaaataatagagAAATAG
- the PDX1 gene encoding Pdx1p (similar to Saccharomyces cerevisiae PDX1 (YGR193C); ancestral locus Anc_5.153) has protein sequence MSLRSLSSLCTHLRLCTRKISYNARLFEATKFGMPAMSPTMEKGGIISWKFKEGDSFSAGDVLLEVETDKAQIDVEAQDDGKLAKIIANDGTKDVNVGEVIAYLAEPDDDLSTLKLPDEGAPEENVQDNTNDKQSNTNEVSAPESSVQEKNNQNEVHKQESTSTDTNVNQVLFPSVSLLMAQNNIQVEDVLGKIKPSGRNGTILKGDVLAYLGKISKDSVANIANYVKKSEKLDLSTIELMLPSKISEREESVGAKIEKKRQPELLHYDLIINVSRGTTSEALNESISSYIQKYYCRSHKEPLMDVKSKNYSPLFEDLIKVEPKNIRFTVDYKLSPLEKESKSKRQDDILNLLANNKEETCIDEFKEQRTSMPYALLLDVTVSPKYDDSKRRAEEFIKYIKQLESEV, from the coding sequence ATGTCATTAAGGAGCCTTTCAAGCCTTTGTACCCACCTTCGTCTATGCACCAGAAAGATATCTTATAATGCAAGGCTATTTGAAGCTACCAAATTTGGTATGCCTGCAATGTCACCAACTATGGAGAAAGGTGGTATTATATCATGGAAATTTAAAGAAGGTGATTCATTCTCAGCCGGTGATGTACTTTTAGAAGTCGAAACAGATAAAGCCCAGATTGATGTTGAAGCTCAAGACGATGGGAAACTAGCCAAGATTATTGCTAACGATGGTACTAAGGATGTTAATGTGGGTGAAGTTATTGCATACCTTGCTGAAcctgatgatgatttatcGACATTGAAGTTACCAGATGAAGGTGCCCCAGAAGAAAATGTGCAAGATAATACCAACGATAAACAAAGTAATACAAATGAAGTTTCAGCGCCTGAATCTAGTgttcaagaaaagaataatcaGAACGAAGTACATAAACAGGAATCTACTTCAACAGATACCAATGTAAATCAAGTACTTTTTCCATCGGTGTCATTGTTAATGGCTCAGAATAATATTCAAGTTGAAGATGTtcttggaaaaattaagCCATCAGGTAGAAATGGCACAATTCTTAAAGGAGACGTTCTTGCGTACCTCGGCAAGATATCCAAAGACTCCGTGGCAAATATTGCAAACTATGTTAAAAAGAGTGAAAAATTGGACTTATCAACCATCGAGTTGATGTTACCATCGAAAATTAGTGAAAGGGAGGAAAGTGTTGGAGCAAAAatagagaagaaaaggCAACCGGAGTTACTTCACTATGATCTTATAATTAATGTCTCAAGGGGCACAACGTCGGAAGCTCTAAATGAATCAATAAGCtcatatattcaaaagTACTATTGCCGCTCCCATAAGGAGCCATTAATGGATgttaaatcaaaaaattacagcccattatttgaagacTTAATAAAAGTAGaaccaaaaaatataaggTTCACTGTGGATTATAAATTATCTCCCTTGGAAAAGGAATCCAAGAGTAAGAGGCAAGATGATATCCTCAATTTATTAGCGAATAACAAAGAGGAAACATGTATTGATGAATTCAAAGAACAGCGAACATCCATGCCATATGccttattattagatgTCACTGTAAGCCCAAAATATGATGACAGTAAAAGGAGAGCAGAAGAGT
- the XKS1 gene encoding xylulokinase (similar to Saccharomyces cerevisiae XKS1 (YGR194C); ancestral locus Anc_5.152) encodes MMEKQAYYLGFDLSTQQLKCLAINQDLKIIHSETVEFEKELPHYNTKKGVYLHEDEVASPVFMWLEAIDLVFMKYVNSGFNLGKVKAISGSAQQHGSVYWTTEADFLLQSLSDNHDKSLLSVLAPNAFSWELSPNWQDHSTGSQCTEFEKKVGGPKQLASLTGSKAHYRFTGPQIMKFVGKNPEGYERTKTISLVSNFLSSILCGKLVPLEEADACGMNLYDIKEHKFDEGCLSLIDKDTNNIRRKLMDPPTRCPEPICLGNISQYFVKKYGFQSNCSIYPITGDNLATICSLPLKTNDILVSLGTSTTVLLVTDHYNPSPNYHLFIHPTIANNFMGMICYCNGSLAREEIRDELNKSAGLTNSSWDLFDKAVLADDIHTDNELGLYFPLGEIVPSTKATYKRIELDPKTKLISKIVPKFQDIRHDAKNIVESQALSCRIRIYPLLSSDAEHSRETSDNIHTKVKFDGSELPLSEYLNKRPNRAFFVGGASKNDSIVRKFAQVIGAKEANYRLDTPNSCALGGCFKAIWSHLVVTGRIDDPFSVYLEAHFLWDELDRFYEPDQEAWEMYNKKIEAMSNLEALL; translated from the coding sequence ATGATGGAAAAGCAAGCTTACTATCTGGGATTCGACTTATCAACACAACAATTAAAGTGTTTGGCAATTAATCAGGATCTAAAGATCATTCATTCAGAGACTGtggaatttgaaaaagaacTTCCACATTATAACACTAAAAAAGGTGTATACCTTCATGAAGATGAAGTAGCAAGTCCAGTGTTTATGTGGTTAGAAGCAATTGATTTGGTGTTCATGAAATACGTCAACAGTGGGTTCAATCTTGGCAAGGTAAAAGCTATATCTGGAAGTGCACAACAACATGGATCCGTCTATTGGACAACTGAGGCTGATTTTTTACTGCAAAGCTTAAGTGATAACCATGACAAATCTTTACTTTCAGTTTTAGCCCCCAATGCATTTTCTTGGGAACTCTCTCCGAATTGGCAAGATCATAGTACTGGATCGCAATGTACCGAGTTCGAAAAGAAAGTTGGCGGTCCAAAACAATTAGCCAGTCTTACAGGTTCAAAAGCACATTATAGATTTACTGGACCtcaaataatgaagttCGTTGGGAAAAATCCCGAGGGATATGAAAGGACTAAAACTATTTCATTAGTGTCCAATTTTCTATCATCGATATTATGTGGCAAATTGGTACCATTAGAGGAGGCAGACGCGTGTGGTATGAACCTCTATGATATTAAAGAGcataaatttgatgaaggATGCCTGTCACTAATTGACAAAGATACCAATAACATACGCCGCAAATTAATGGACCCTCCAACACGATGCCCGGAGCCTATTTGCTTAGGTAATATATCACAATACTTTGTTAAGAAATATGGATTCCAATCAAATTGCTCCATTTATCCAATAACGGGTGATAATTTGGCTACAATTTGCTCGCTACCATTAAAGACCAACGATATATTAGTTTCTTTAGGGACCAGCACAACTGTTCTGCTGGTCACCGATCACTATAATCCATCTCCTaattatcatctttttaTTCATCCTACTATCGCAAATAATTTTATGGGCATGATATGTTACTGTAATGGATCATTAGCAAGAGAGGAAATCCgtgatgaattgaataaaagtGCTGGTCTTACCAATAGCTCATGGGATCTGTTTGATAAAGCAGTCCTTGCTGATGACATACATACCGACAATGAGTTGGGACTTTACTTCCCCCTCGGAGAAATTGTACCGAGTACAAAGGCAACTTACAAGAGAATTGAACTCGATCCTAAGACGAAATTAATCAGCAAAATTGTTCCCAAATTTCAAGATATTAGACATGACGCTAAAAATATCGTTGAATCTCAAGCTTTAAGTTGCAGGATTCGTATTTACCCCTTACTCTCTAGTGATGCAGAACACAGTCGTGAAACTTCAGATAATATCCATACGAAAGTCAAGTTCGATGGTAGTGAATTACCATTAAgtgaatatttaaataagagACCTAACAGAGCATTTTTTGTTGGCGGAGCCTCTAAAAACGATTCTATTGTAAGAAAATTTGCCCAAGTTATTGGAGCCAAGGAAGCTAATTATAGATTAGACACACCAAATTCATGTGCCCTAGGCGGATGTTTCAAAGCAATTTGGTCACATTTAGTAGTAACGGGGAGAATCGATGATCCATTCAGCGTATATTTGGAAGCCCATTTTCTATGGGATGAACTGGACAGGTTTTATGAACCTGATCAAGAAGCTTGGGAAATGTATAACAAGAAGATCGAGGCAATGAGTAATCTAGAAGCATTATTATGA